The following are encoded in a window of Massilia sp. R2A-15 genomic DNA:
- the cpaB gene encoding Flp pilus assembly protein CpaB has protein sequence MKNKRAIAMMAIAILFGLAAVVLASRWLLRQPAGSADRIVVAATDVNLGQRLTPDMLKLAEWPKDSLPKGAFSDVSMLTGRVLKNSILLGDPISEAKLAPAGTVGGLSALITEGKRAITVRVNDVIGVAGFALPGNYVDIIVSTQKERAPSDKGPEQSISKIVLEHILVLAVAQEVGRDETKPRVVNAVTLEVTPEQAENLDLARSVGSLSLALRNQVDPQDARTDGATKRSMLNEPLAEAAPASASAPKAVLSPVKLVIKAPVRQPDEPKRACVGVLNGVKVSQECF, from the coding sequence ATGAAAAATAAACGTGCGATTGCGATGATGGCCATTGCCATCCTGTTCGGCCTGGCAGCGGTGGTGCTGGCCTCGCGCTGGCTGCTGCGCCAGCCGGCCGGCAGCGCCGACCGGATCGTCGTCGCCGCCACCGACGTCAACCTCGGCCAGCGCCTGACGCCGGACATGCTCAAGCTGGCCGAGTGGCCGAAGGACAGCCTGCCGAAGGGCGCCTTCAGCGACGTGTCGATGCTGACCGGACGGGTGCTGAAGAACAGCATCCTGCTGGGCGACCCGATCAGCGAAGCGAAGCTGGCGCCGGCCGGCACCGTCGGCGGCCTGTCGGCCCTGATCACCGAAGGCAAGCGCGCCATTACGGTGCGCGTGAACGACGTCATCGGCGTGGCCGGCTTCGCGCTGCCCGGCAATTACGTCGACATCATCGTCAGCACGCAGAAGGAGCGGGCGCCGTCCGACAAGGGGCCCGAACAGAGCATCTCGAAGATCGTGCTGGAGCACATCCTGGTGCTGGCCGTCGCGCAGGAGGTCGGGCGCGACGAAACCAAGCCGCGCGTGGTCAACGCCGTCACGCTGGAAGTCACGCCCGAACAGGCCGAGAACCTCGACCTGGCGCGCAGTGTCGGCAGCCTGTCGCTGGCGCTGCGCAACCAGGTCGATCCGCAGGACGCGAGGACCGACGGCGCCACCAAGCGCAGCATGCTCAACGAACCGCTGGCGGAGGCGGCGCCGGCGTCAGCGTCCGCGCCGAAGGCCGTGCTCAGCCCGGTCAAGCTGGTCATCAAGGCGCCGGTGCGCCAGCCGGACGAGCCGAAGCGGGCGTGCGTGGGCGTGCTCAACGGCGTCAAGGTTTCTCAAGAGTGCTTCTAG